In the Octopus bimaculoides isolate UCB-OBI-ISO-001 chromosome 18, ASM119413v2, whole genome shotgun sequence genome, one interval contains:
- the LOC106871425 gene encoding probable serine/threonine-protein kinase clkA, with product MKLLERLIQMADHLLQLLLLLHVSCTICQQAAISQSDMVRNVTYRKVLNRNFRLSFGINRSHHRQERRMRSVIECSIFCMASPSCTFFTFWRKKKCERFNDWQTITLSSSKKDVSYIRLHDSSWYKAFSFNTNSMSNPADVFFGKYNQSRPNSEFYRSSLLDVWDSLNINEVKIVLRKADKDVLTLKFAAINTNIGNWFSGSNLKSTPWSDLPPDNTTYKMDIVYNITSDVNLHNTNQVDHGNSTNNIDYSNQGNTTSQGDNNYQGNYSTLCNNTEVDNNRNERSFRSFKQRKRCNLPKRCEGRKCWNTYDESKVGENEGKDEAKKVDDDDDDKDKEKCKGNGKGKGDCKDEEKDKEKCKGDCKDEEKDKEKCKGNGKGKGDCKDEEKCKGKGKGDCKDEEKDKEKCKGNGKGKEKCKGNGKGKGDCKDEEKDKEKCKGKGKGDCKDEEKDKEKCKGKGDCKDEDKGSDAGKDKCKNHGKGQDRCNVGDGSLNSNHGNNSKQENNSDHSNNGNHSNSSNDLNSEEKHRSSEKNNPRCAFCIFVGDSRIWLMVSNTKPSNWTTLSQDNRHSIWYLEEGKKADGNPEDYLVKADSMTIYVQLE from the exons ATGAAACTTCTAGAGAGACTCATACAAATGGCTGACCatttgttgcagctgttgttgttgctgcatgtTTCTTGCACCATTTGCCAACAGGCTGCAATTTCCCAATCCGACATGGTTCGAAATGTAACTTACAGAAAGGTTCTCAACCGGAATTTCAGACTCTCCTTTGGCATCAACAGAAGCCATCATCGTCAAGAGAGGAGGATGCGCAGCGTTATTGAGTGCAGTATATTTTGCATGGCTTCACCAAGTTGCACCTTTTTCACCTTTTGGAGGAAGAAGAAATGTGAGAGATTCAACGATTGGCAAACGATTACCCTCTCGTCTTCAAAGAAAGATGTTTCCTACATACGGCTTCACG aCTCTTCGTGGTATAAAGCCTTCTCATTCAACACCAATTCCATGTCTAACCCTGCTGATGTATTCTTTGGCAAATATAATCAAAGTCGCCCTAATTCTGAATTCTACCGAAGTTCTCTCCTTGATGTCTGGGACTCTCTTAATATTAACGAG GTGAAAATAGTTCTAAGAAAAGCTGATAAAGATGTCCTCACCTTGAAGTTTGCagccatcaacaccaacattggCAACTGGTTTTCTGGTTCCAACCTAAAATCTACTCCTTGGTCTGATCTACCACCAGACAATACAACATACAAGATGGATATTGTCTATAA CATAACAAGTGATGTTAATTTACATAACACTAACCAAGTTGACCATGGTAACAGCACTAACAACATTGACTACAGTAACCAAGGTAACACCACTAGCCAGGGTGACAACAATTATCAAGGCAACTACAGTACCCTGTGTAACAATACCGAAGTTGACAATAATAGAAATGAACGTAGTTTCCGTTCTTTCAAACAGAGGAAGAGGTGCAATTTGCCAAAACGGTGTGAAGGACGTAAATGCTGGAATACATATGATGAGAGTAAAGTCGGGGAGAACGAGGGTAAAGATGAAGCTAAGAAGgtggacgacgatgatgatgataaggacaaAGAGAAATGCAAGGGTAACGGGAAGGGTAAGGGCGATTGTAAGGATGAAGAGAAGGACAAAGAGAAATGCAAGGGCGATTGTAAGGATGAAGAGAAGGACAAAGAGAAATGCAAGGGTAACGGGAAGGGTAAGGGCGATTGTAAGGATGAAGAGAAATGCAAGGGGAAGGGTAAGGGCGATTGTAAGGATGAAGAGAAGGACAAAGAGAAATGCAAGGGTAACGGGAAGGGTAAGG AGAAATGCAAGGGTAACGGGAAGGGTAAGGGCGATTGTAAGGATGAAGAGAAGGACAAAGAGAAATGCAAGGGGAAGGGTAAGGGCGATTGTAAGGATGAAGAGAAGGACAAAGAGAAATGCAAGGGTAAGGGCGATTGTAAGGATGAAGATAAGGGCAGTGATGCTGGTAAAGATAAGTGCAAAAACCATGGAAAGGGCCAGGATCGGTGCAATGTCGGTGATGGAAGCCTCAACAGTAACCATGGCAATAACAGTAAGCAAGAAAACAACAGTGACCACAGTAACAACGGTAaccatagcaacagcagcaacgaccTCAATTCTGAAGAGAAACACCGGAGTTCAGAGAAAAACAACCCAAG gtgtgctttttgtatttttgtgggTGATTCCCGTatttggttaatggtttcaaacaCCAAGCCAAGCAACTGGACCACACTTTCACAAGACAACCGTCACTCAATCTGGTATTTAGAAGAAGGCAAAAAAGCTGATGGCAATCCTGAAG ATTATTTGGTAAAAGCTGACAGCATGACTATCTATGTTCAACTTGAGTGA